From Pseudorca crassidens isolate mPseCra1 chromosome 7, mPseCra1.hap1, whole genome shotgun sequence, a single genomic window includes:
- the LOC137228404 gene encoding LOW QUALITY PROTEIN: spermatogenesis-associated protein 31A3-like (The sequence of the model RefSeq protein was modified relative to this genomic sequence to represent the inferred CDS: inserted 7 bases in 4 codons; deleted 1 base in 1 codon; substituted 2 bases at 2 genomic stop codons) — MAEESSRTAWVIDIILAVLCGLGLYLMLLPCFQSNPFLAPPRKHGNIRKHQVELKWRSRSRKKSRSLKAKPLPFSPACPRELASISPNPEGPASRSLRMPVAELILQETEPWGACRDCLEELEGTHNLVSLLQSSLGRLPGKGNFHQLSCQDPPGEMCKAVPAGAHQPCREPVEDTAPATSLLVPLTKCHLHLASSISPGPTTSSVSVHSHTSLSASQSPELFLPLDSLSHLPLALSSPTSCLPDSXACPLTASSALPPPDSILTLTXCDSSMVLPLGTVPQRMSPHTPWSSSIILAISGLGHSSCPISALSWWQAATKSWCLSTSSQSKSQKKHLSHNPPEASFCVGPTDRQVELSTPPLLNSDDQNLLEIQVTNRVEIKIRKEKENNGSHLKQMSPNCHLNSLGNMLKSLGTEQNTTTPKXFWSIKDKPEQLPCLQQFSYPKVLGDHLQQKYNQFFWGLPSLHSESLVATAWISESFSAPQSPSFLFNGISNACPVQMQANISPLLFQFQPLSHLEFQSRPFIPTIPQFQPPLLAQVQTQAHLKSSLPILPPSSLPQIRACGAPCPTAQNKVQFLTPTGIQHSEWSLLQKQLENGWALSSVVKRSQELFSVFTSNIPEDSWVASILPENFPISPELQKQLKEHFQKWLIQHRWELPQRIQEPLEIRQLQGELPGTCQAKDKHGPSQPSLFTGESNKDAQKVGFRLSQELGKGLGHILGKIPKDLSRSSESSLVKFKEVNSEESKSDLRLLRSDSGIDLLRSLDKNLENILKGHLGKKLGQINEGLIPVNVHQSCLVLEHASPKSNIHMETRNLXKGWEPCMNTSCRVSFLDPDTREVLEAHIIRFLVKHRWTLPLKVLKPLNLXVEKVSTLHHSAVCLFPSATCVSGSHSTVKFAEFLGKPPQANSGEEVITGESVPTLMRPLLVPSLVCKEIQSALRGIPSGDYHGPSKASLTGQEGRPPSPSLTLSLVGRTWKSEPCLNMEVASEFKSKVKVQSDNQLQDFPKHMFLAADNLASQVPQCHPQRVPTRDRLASQEPSGLMEAQRSNLGHQEPKTXQDSWKSQSKMIAPAYKREDCRKHKPGEHEEGFKELGTSQAGSMSHPAQPISATAQSHRSVKSRSILKSETAEGQALMTAVGQILEEKIAIHHGLRATKLNEHKQEFQAPVCGCFCYHRLTSYPEQGRMMGYIACSHQATSKGQSCSIREREVRHQHSLKSVRFDDEQLGLMCLPSSPSKKSLFPVSTCQYGPRIPGRMVDTAPGGVFPIVEISVPADAPDPDDNRNGHHPPY, encoded by the exons ATCCAGCCGGACTGCCTGGGTGATTGATATCATCCTTGCTGTT CTGTGTGGACTGGGACTTTACCTAATGTTACTCCCCTGCTTCCAGAGTAATCCATTCTTAGCACCACCTAGGAAACATGGAAACATCAGGAAG CATCAAGTAGAGCTGAAGTGGAGGAGCAGGAGTAGGAAGAAAAGTAGATCTTTGAAAGCTAAGCCTTTGCCATTCAGCCCTGCATGCCCCCGAGAGTTAGCTTCCATCTCTCCTAATCCTGAGGGCCCAGCTTCACGGTCTCTGAGGATGCCAGTGGCAGAGCTTATTCTTCAGGAAACAGAGCCTTGGGGAG CTTGCAGAGATTGCCTGGAAGAACTGGAGGGGACTCACAACCTGGTTTCACTTCTGCAAAG CTccctgggaaggcttcctggcaAGGGCAACTTTCATCAGCTCTCATGTCAAGACCCTCCTGGTGAGATGTGCAAAGCAGTGCCTGCTGGAGCCCACCAGCCATGCAGGGAGCCTGTGGAAGATACTGCTCCTGCCACATCCCTATTGGTTCCTCTTACCAAGTGCCATCTACATCTGGCCTCTTCCATTTCTCCAGGCCCAACGACCTCCTCAGTTTCTGTTCATTCACATACATCCCTGAGTGCCTCTCAGTCACCAGAGCTTTTTCTTCCACTGGATAGCCTTTCACACCTGCCACTTGCTCTTTCCTCTCCCACATCATGTCTGCCTGATTCATAGGCCTGCCCTCTGACAGCCTCCTCTGCCCTACCACCACCAGACTCAATTCTGACTCTTACTTAGTGTGACTCTTCAATGGTACTACCACTGGGCACTGTCCCACAGAGGATGTCTCCACATACTCCTTGGTCATCTTCCATCATCCTAGCCATCTCAGGCCTTGGCCACTCAAGCTGTCCAATTTCAGCCCTGTCCTGGTGGCAGGCAGCTACCAAATCCTGGTGCCTATCAACCTCATCACAGAGCAAGTCCCAAAAAAAGCACCTTTCCCACAACCCACCAGAGGCCTCATTCTGTGTAGGCCCCACAGACAGACAGGTAGAGCTGAGTACCCCTCCTTTGCTCAACTCTGATGACCAGAACCTCCTGGAGATACAAGTCACAAACAGAGTTGAGATCAAGATtcggaaggaaaaagaaaacaatggatcACATCTAAAACAAATGAGCCCAAACTGCCACCTGAATTCTTTGGGGAATATGCTGAAATCACTAGGTACTGAGCAGAACACTACAACCCCCA TTTTCTGGAGCATAAAAGACAAACCAGAGCAGCTGCCTTGTCTTCAGCAGTTCTCATATCCCAAGGTCTTGGGGGACCATCTACAGCAGAAATATAACCAGTTTTTCTGGGGTCTCCCTTCTCTGCACAGTGAATCCTTGGTGGCTACTGCCTGGATCTCCGAGAGCTTTTCAGCACCACAGTCTCCTTCTTTCTTATTCAATGGAATTTCGAATGCCTGCCCAGTTCAAATGCAAGCTAACATATCTCCACTGCTTTTCCAGTTCCAGCCCCTGTCCCATCTAGAGTTCCAATCTCGACCCTTTATTCCAACAATACCTCAATTCCAGCCTCCACTTCTGGCTCAGGTCCAAACCCAGGCACATCTCAAATCCTCTCTCCCAATCCTACCACCTTCTTCTCTACCCCAGATTAGGGCCTGTGGAGCACCTTGCCCTACAGCCCAGAATAAGGTACAATTTCTTACCCCAACTGGGATTCAACATTCAGAATGGTCCTTGTTGCAGAAGCAACTAGAAAATGGGTGGGCTTTATCTTCTGTAGTCAAAAGATCTCAGGAACTCTTTAGTGTCTTCACTTCCAACATTCCTGAGGACAGCTGGGTTGCCTCCATCCTTCCTGAGAATTTTCCAATCAGTCCTGAGCTCCAGAAGCAACTGAAAGAACACTTCCAAAAGTGGCTCATCCAACACCGGTGGGAGCTGCCACAAAGGATCCAAGAGCCTTTAGAGATAAGGCAGCTTCAGGGAGAATTACCAGGGACATGCCAGGCAAAGGACAAGCATGGACCCTCACAGCCCTCTTTGTTTACAGGTGAAAGCAACAAGGATGCACAGAAGGTGGGGTTCCGGCTAAGTCAGGAACTGGGTAAGGGCCTGGGACATATTCTGGGGAAGATCCCAAAAGATCTCTCCAGAAGCTCAGAAAGCTCCCTAGTGAAGTTTAAGGAGGTGAACTCTGAGGAGTCAAAAAGTGACTTGAGGCTCTTGAGGAGTGACTCAGGAATTGATTTACTAAGGAGCTTAGACAAGAAtctagaaaacattttgaaaggcCATTTGGGCAAAAAGTTGGGGCAGATCAATGAGGGTTTGATTCCTGTGAATGTGCATCAATCCTGCCTTGTCCTCGAGCATGCTTCTCCCAAGTCCAATATTCACATGGAAACCAGAAATCT GAAGGGTTGGGAACCCTGTATGAACACCTCCTGTAGGGTTTCCTTCCTTGATCCAGACACTCGAGAGGTGCTGGAAGCACATATTATAAGGTTTTTGGTAAAGCACAGGTGGACCCTACCCCTCAAGGTCCTCAAGCCCCTAAATCT AGTTGAAAAAGTTTCAACCCTCCACCATTCTGCAGTTTGCCTTTTCCCTTCAGCCACCTGTGTATCTGGGTCCCACTCAACAGTCAAGTTTGCTGAGTTCCTGGGAAAACCTCCTCAGGCTAATTCAGGAGAGGAGGTGATAACAGGAGAGTCAGTTCCTACCCTGATGAGGCCTCTCCTTGTCCCCTCACTTGTGTGTAAGGAAATCCAGAGTGCCCTGAGAGGGATTCCATCTGGTGACTACCATGGGCCCTCAAAGGCTTCTCTGACTGGACAGGAGGGCAGGCCACCTTCTCCATCCCTCACACTCAGCCTTGTGGGCAGAACCTGGAAGA GTGAGCCATGCCTTAACATGGAGGTTGCTAGTGAGTTTAAGTCCAAAGTAAAGGTACAATCAGACAACCAGCTTCAGGACTTTCCCAAACACATGTTCCTTGCTGCAGACAACTTGGCTTCTCAGGTGCCTCAGTGCCATCCCCAGAGAGTCCCCACCAGAGACAGGTTAGCTTCCCAGGAGCCAAGTGGTCTTATGGAAGCCCAAAGGAGCAACCTAGGGCATCAGGAGCCCAAAAC TCAGGACTCATGGAAGAGCCAGAGCAAGATGATTGCCCCTGCTTACAAAAGAGAGGACTGTAGGAAGCATAAACCAGGAGAGCATGAAGAAGGGTTTAAAGAATTAGGGACCTCTCAAGCTGGAAGTATGAGCCACCCTGCCCAG CCCATATCAGCCACTGCCCAGAGTCACAGATCAGTCAAAAGCAGATCAATCTTGAAGAGTGAGACTGCTGAGGGTCAGGCACTCATGACAGCTGTTGGACAGatcctagaagaaaaaatagcaatTCACCATGGACTTCGTGCCACAAAGTTAAATGAACACAAACAGGAATTCCAAGCCCCAGTATGTGGGTGTTTCTGCTACCATAGGCTTACCTCCTACCCAGAGCAAGGGAGAATGATGGGTTATATAGCCTGCAGTCATCAAGCCACCTCCAAGGGCCAGAGTTGTTCTATCAGGGAAAGGGAAGTCAGACACCAACATAGTTTGAAAAGTGTAAGATTCGACGATGAGCAGCTGGGCCTAATGTGCCTCCCATCCTCGCCCTCCAAGAAGAGTCTGTTTCCAGTTAGTACCTGTCAGTATGGGCCAAGGATTCCAG GGCGCATGGTGGACACAGCTCCAGGTGGTGTCTTTCCCATTGTGGAGATTTCTGTTCCAGCTGATGCCCCTGATCCAGATGACAACAGAAATGGACACCATCCCCCATACTAG